The region GAATGCGCCGCTGCGCTACTTCAACAAGGAAGCGCGCGAGATCACCGGCGCGGCACGCGCCGTCAACAACCCCGGCGACTACGTACGCGCGGTGCCGTTCAGCGGCGCCGGCATCACCGTGGTGGTCAACGATTCCGGCATCGACGCCAGCCACGACGACCTCAAGTTCCGCGAGCACGTGGTCGAGAACACCCTCGGCACCACCAACCTCAACTCGCTCGACTCGATGCTGCCGATCTCCTACACCGAGGGGGTGATCAACACCGACCTCGGCTCCGGCCACGGCACCCATTGCGCCGGCACCATCGGCGGCAACGGCGCCCGCTCCAACGGCCTGTACCGCGGCGTGGCGCCGGGCGCGGACCTGGTCGGTTACGGCTCGGGCGCGGTGTTGCTGATCCTCGATGCAGTCGGCGGCCTCGACTACGCCGCCACCAAGCAGTTCAGCTTCGATCATCCGATCCGCGTGACCAGCAACTCCTGGGGCAGCAGCGGCAAGTTCAATCCGCTCAACCCGGTCAACGTTTCGACCTACGAGTTGTACAAGCGCGGCATCGTCAGCGTGTTCGCCGCCGGCAACGACGGCCCCGGCGAAGACACCCACAACCCCTACGCACAGGCACCGTGGGTGATCTCGGTCGGCGCCGGCGAGAAGGACGGCGTGCTGACCGGCTTCTCCTCGCGCGGCAAGCGCGGCGAAAGCGGCAGCTTCACCATGCCCGACGGCCGCCAGTGGACCTACTTCAACCAGCCCACCATCGTCGCGCCGGGCGTCGACATCGTGTCGACACGCGCCCTCACCGGCGCCTTGCCGGCGACCGAAGCGCAGCACGACGCCGAAACCCTGGCGCCGGCCTATCTGGCCTTTTACACCCACATGAGCGGCACCTCGATGGCGACGCCGCACGTCGCCGGCATCGTGGCGCTGATGCTGGAAGCCAATCCCAACCTGACCCCGGCGCAGATCAAGGACATCCTCGAACGCACCTCGACCAACATGACCGGGCGCCTGGCCTGGGAGGCCGGCGCCGGCCACGTCAACGCCTACACCGCGGTCGCCGAGGCCGCCGCGCTGCGCTACGGCTTCGGCGCCACGGTCAACCCGCTGCGCGCGTTCAACGCCAACGCGATCCTGTCCGGCGGCGTGCCCAACCTGCCGTTCTCGGTCGACTTCGCCCCGGTCGGCACGGTCGAGGAACAAAGCTTCACCGTCGCCAGCGACATCGCCTGGGTCGCGGCCCGCGCCACCATCGGCGAGAACACGCTGGCGGTGGTGCTGACCGATCCGGACGGCATCAAGTACGGCTCCTCGATCGCCCTGCCGGTGCTCGGCGACACCGTCACCACCGGCGCGCCCGGCAAGCCCGGTGTGTGGAAGGTCAGCGTGCGCGGCATCGGCTCGGTATCCGGCACCAACCTCGACCCGGCCAAGGTCACCAACGGCTACGGCCTGCCCGGCACGGTCAATGGCGAGATCAGCTTCCTCAAGAGCGGCGGCTACACCGGCATGGACGATGTCGCCACGCACGCGGCGCGCTCGGCGATCGAATTCGCCGTAGCCCATCGCCTCGTCGACGGCTACTCGGACCAGCAGTTCCGCCCCGATGCGACGCTCAAGCGCAGCGAACTGGCGCAGTACCTGTTGATGGGCCAGAGCGTGCGCCAGTACCTGCCGTTCAACGGCCGCTCCAGCTTCAGCGACCTCTCGCCCGGCGACGCGCGTTACGCCTACGCCGAATCCGCGGTCGCCAACGGCGGCGCACTGCGCGACTTGAGCCAGTCGCAGGACGGCGTGATGGGCACGCTCAACGGCTCGTTCCGCCCGAACGACAGCGTCAGCCGGGTCAGCCTGGCCTATTCGCTGGTACAGAGCCTGGCCCTGCAGAGCGAAGCACGCGCCTTCAACGGCCAGCTGACCGCGTTCTACGACGGCAAGCGCATCGCCATCGACGATGCGGCGTCGATCCCGGCCAGCCTGCGCGGCTACGTGCAGCTCGCCCTCGACCGCGGCCTGATCAACGCGCGTTTCGCCGTCACCCAGGGCCCGTTCGACCTGCAGCCGACCCTGCACGCTTACTTCGACCCCGGCAAGACGGTGAGCCGCGCCGCCTTCGCCGTCGCCGCGGGCCGTTACCTGGTCGCCTATCAGAGCGCCGAGGACTGAGCTGCGAGGCAGGCAAGGAGACCTAACGAGCGGCCCGGGAAACCGGGCCGCTCTGTTGTCGGCCGCGTCCGCCATTACGACTGCAACGCGGCGCGCGATGCGACCGCGATAGCCATTGCGGCACGGGCAGATCGCGCTGTTCGCGGTTGCGCCTACAATCGGCGGATGGATCATCAACTCATCATCAAGTTCTGGCGCAAATCCCTGGCCGACGAGGCCTTCCTGGCGACGATCGAGGCCGAGCTGAAGGCGGCGCTGGGCGATACGGTCGAACTGGAGGGTTACGACGTCAGCGCGAAAGAGATCAATCTGTTCATGCTGACCGCCGACCCGCGCCATAGCTTCCGCCGCGCCAAGGACGTGCTGGAACGCCTGGGTTTGTTGCAGGGCATGTCGGCCGCGCATCGCCTGGTCGGCGGCGCGCGCTTCACTTCGCTGTGGCCGCTGCGCGCGATGCGCAAGTTCACCCTGCCCTAGCGCTTTGCCGCGAGATGACGTGCGCACTCACTGCACGGTTGCGTCCTCGCGCATCCGGCCGTCCCGCTTGCATCGATACGGCATGCAGGCACGCCTGCTCAGTACGCCGTTCGTCTGCGACTGCCGACGTGCGCAGCCGGCTGTGACCGCGATCGTGGTTTAGGCACTCGCCGGCTCGCCGACACTGTTGATCCCCCGACCGCCTCGATATCCGCGGCCGCATCGCCGCACCGGCGATTTGTCGTAAGGCATGAGCCCGGCTACGATGCCGCGGGATCGTCGGCCTTGGGGAAGGCCGGCCCGACTGCCCGGCCTTGCCCCGCAGTCCCACTCTCTGGGTAGCACGCATCGACATCATGGCGACGCGCTTCATCATCGAAGACACCGATCACGCGCAATCGCTGAGCCAACACGGCTCGCTGGCCGAGGCGTGGGTGGAGTTGCGGCGTTTGTCGGGCATTCCCTGGGACCAGGCGCCGAACATCGCACCGTGCACGGGCTGGCGCACCTGCGGCCGTTCCTACGAGATCATCGAATTCGACACCTCGCTGGACCCGTGGCGCGAAGTGCAGCGCGTGTCCGGCTTCGGCATACGCGCGCTCGGCGTGGTGTGGGCGCCGGATGCGCAGCGCGACGAGCCCTGAGCCGCTCGCGCTTCAATCCACCAGAAAACCGCCGGTGAGATTGAGGATGCCGCCGGTCATCGCCGAAGCGCGATCCGATGCCGCATAGACCGCACTGCCGGCGATGTCGGCGAGCGTCGGCAGACGCTTGAGCAAGGTGCTCTCGGCCGCGCCCTGCAGCATCGCTTCGACCGAGATGCCGGCCTGGTCGGCAAGCGGCTGGAACACCTCGCGGCTGTGCGAACCCGCGTCCAGCGCCTCGGGTATCGCATGCGAACGCAGGCACACCGTGCGGATGCCGCGCCCGCCGAGTTCGCCGGCCAGATGGCGCGACATCGCTTCGACGCCGGCGCAGGCGACGCAATGGCCCAGGTAGCCCGGACCGGTCATGCGCGCGACCGGCGTGACCAGGCTCAGGATGACGCCGCCGCGCTCGCCCATATGGCGCGCCGCGGCTTGTGCGGTGAGGTAGTTCGAGCGGATGTACGAGTGGACCGGATACTCGAAATCGCCGAGCGGCAATTCGGCGAACGGCACGCCTTGCACGTGCACGAAGGCCACCGCGTTGAAGACGATATCGATGGCGCCGGCCTTCGCCGCGACTGCCTCGGCGTGGCGATCGATCGCGTCCGCATCCAGTGCATCGACCTGCGCGCTCTCGGCGATGCCGCCGGCCTTCGCGATGTCCGCCACGACCGCATCGAGACGCGCCCGGCTGCGGCCGGCGAGGAACAGGCGCGCGCCTTCGCGCGCGAACGCACGCGCCACCGCGCCGCCGATCGCGCCGCCACCGCCGTGGATCACCGCCACCTTGCCTTCGAGCTCCCGCTTCATTGCGCCTCCGTTCGAACCGCATCGTCGTGCGTGCGCGCCGGCCGCGACTGCGCGGCGGCGCATGAGGCGGCCAGCTAACACCGGCGCCGCGCGGTTTTCAAGTTTGTGCGCGGGTTGCGGTTTCGCGGATCAGGCTTCTTCCCAGCTGATCCGCACCTCGTGCTTGCCGAGGATGAGGCGATACTCGAACGAGAATCCCTGGCCCGGGTCGAGCGAGCCGACCAGTTCGGTGCTGCCGTCGTCCAGGGTCCGCGTTTGATACGCACCGGTTCGCACCAGGGCCTGCAGACGGCGCGCAGCGGCCGGCTGCCAGTACTTCGAGACCGTAGCGAACAGGCGCTCGATAGCGACTTCACGCGAAGGTGCGGATGCGCCAGGCGCGTAGACCAGACTCACCGTCGTGCCGTAATGCACGCAACCGCCGCTGGCGACGGTGATCGTCTCGCCGTTGCGTAGTTTCCAAATGGCAGTGCCGGTGGCGTCGAGCCGGCCGCCGTGGCGCGCGGCGATTTGTTGCATGCGCTTGGCGAAATAGGCTTGGTCGAAATCGCAGTCGCTGTCCTGCGCGCCTGCGGGCAGAGCGACTGCGAGCATCGCCAACGACAGCATCCAGCGGATCGAGCGATTCATGCGGCGTCCTTTCGCGATGTCGGTCCATTGATGGCGCGACTATGCCGGCAGCCGCGTTGCCGAATCAATGGCCGTCCGCGGTGACTCGCATCGCGCCGACGGGCGGCGAGCATGGCCGCGCAACGGGCGCTCGTTACCGCGCCTCGGCTTCGCAGTAACGCTTGAGCACCGCCAGGGTGACTTCCCAGTAGAAATTCATGTGGCCGTAGACTGCATAGTGGCCGAGATTGCTCAGGCGCAGCCCGAGTCGCGTGCCGTGGTCGCTCGGGTGCAGCCGCAATGCGATGCCGACGTGGTTCTCGGGCGCGTCGGCGAGCGCTCGCCGCGACAGCGAACTCCAATGGCTGTATTCGAGGGCGCGTCCGGCTTCGAAGACACGAACGATGCCGCTGTTCTCGAAACGCAGCCGCCCGTGCAACACGCCGCGGATCACGATCGGGCTGCCGATGGCCCAGTCGGTGACGACTTCGAGCGGCTCCTCCGACATCCACGCCGGCATGCGCACAGGATCGGTCAGCGCCTGCCACACCGTCGTGGGCGCGGCCTGGATATCGATGCTTTTGGTTACCGGGTCGGGAAAACTCGGGTGACCGTCCATCGTCTGCGGATTCCCTGCAACGGTTCGAGTGCGCGCAAGCGGCGAGCGTGGTCGCCGCTGAACCCGCTTATTCGACTTCTTCCGGCGGCGGCACGATCGCGCTGGGATCGAGGGCGAGACGGCCGGCGATCAACACCGCCTGGGTGCGGTTGTTGGCGCCGAGCTTGCGCAGGATCGCGGTGACGTGGGCCTTGACCGTCGCTTCGGAGACGCCGAGTTCGTAGCCGATCTGTTTGTTGAGCAGGCCGGCGCCGAGCATCTGCAGGACGCGGAACTGTTGTGGGGTGAGGTCGCGCAGGCGTTGCGCGGCTTCGTGTTCGTCGGCGTTCGCGGCCGGCGCGGCGAAAGCGGCGGCCGGCGCCCAGCGGTCGCCGTCGAGCACCGTCGTCAGCGCCGCGCCGAGCGTCGCCGCATCGGCGGACTTGGGAATGAAACCGACCGCGCCGTGATCGAGCGCGCGGCGCATCGTCGCCGGCTCCTCGCGCGCCGACACCACCACGATCGGCAATTGCGGATGCAGCGCGCGCAGATGCACGAGCGCGCTGAAGCCTTGCGCGCCGGGCATGTTGAGATCGAGCAGCAACAGATCGGCGTCGGATTCTGCCTCGACCAGCGCGTACAGCGCATCGACACTGTCGGCTTCGCGCAGGGCCGCGTCCGGCAGCACCCGCGCGACCGCGCCGCGCAAGGCTTCGCGGAACAGCGGGTGGTCGTCGGCGATCAGCAGGGTCGGCATGGGGCGGGCCTGGTCGGGGGAAGGGCGCTGCGGACGACGTACATGGCAGGAATCTTACGTCGTATAGGGGGTTCCTCCGCTATTGGACGATGGGTGAAGGCAGGTGAAATGTGGGTATGCATTCGTATGAACCCCGTCTCAAAACGCCCACACGCCACCTGCGAAGCGGCGCCAGCGCCGCCGAACAGCGGCTGTGGTGGCGGCTGCGGCGCGAGCAGATGTCCGGCGTGCGGTTCTACCGGCAGAAGCCGTTGCTGCGCTGTATCGTCGACTTTTATGCGTTGGCGGCGAGGTCGATCGTGGGAGTCGATGGCGCGCAGCACAAGACCGATTCGGGTTTGGCGGCGGATGCGCGGAGGACGGCGGAACTGGAAACGCTGGGGCTGAAGGTGATCCGCTTCGACAACCTGCAGGCGCTCAAGGAAACGACGGCAGTGATGCAAGAAATACACCGAGTGGTGTCCGAGCGCTTGCCAGGAGTGCATAGAAGCTGAGAGGCGAAAGCCAAGGCAAATCCCCCCTGCCCCCTTTTCAAAGAGGGGAACAGCACCAGCACGAGCGAGGCTGTTCGTAGTCTCGCTCGCGAAATCGCCCGGCAACGACATCCCTTCCTTTCGAATTCCCCCCTTTGAGAAGGGGGGCCAGGGGGATTTGCTGTTGCTGTTGCAACCACCACCTAATCGGCACGGCCGCTAGACGGCCGTGCTTCGCCCTAAGGTGATGCCTTACTTGCCCAGACGCTCGTTGACCAGGCTCTCGACCACCGACGGGTCGGCCAGGGTGCTGGTGTCGCCGAGCTGGTCCGGGGCGTTCTCGGCGATCTTGCGCAGGATGCGGCGCATGATCTTGCCCGAACGGGTCTTCGGCAGGCCCGGCGCCCACTGCAGATGGTCGGGCGTGGCGATCGGGCCGATTTCCTTGCGCACCCAGGCCACCAGCTCCTTGCGCAGGTCGTCGTTCTGCGCTTCGCCGGCGATCAGGGTCACATAGGCGTAGATGCCCTGGCCCTTGAGGTCGTGCGGGAAACCGACCACGGCCGCTTCGGCGACCTTCGGGTGCGAGACCAGGGCGCTCTCGACTTCGGCGGTGCCGATGCGGTGGCCGCTGACGTTGATGACGTCGTCGACGCGCCCGGTGATCCAGTAGTAGCCGTCGGCATCGCGGCGGCAGCCGTCGCCGGTGAAGTAGCTGCCGGGATAGGTCTTGAAATAGGTCTCGATGAAACGCGGATGATCGCCGTAGACAGTGCGCATCTGCCCCGGCCAGGAATCCTTCAACACCAGATTGCCTTCGGCCTCGCCTTCGAGTTCGCCGCCGTTGGCGTCGACCAGGGCCGGCTGCACGCCGAAGAAGGGCTTGCTCGCCGAGCCGGGCTTGAGGTCGATCGCGCCGGCCAGCGGGGTGATCAGGATGCCGCCGGTCTCGGTCTGCCACCAGGTGTCGACGATCGGGCAACGCGAATCGCCGACCACTTCGTAATACCAACGCCAGGCTTCGGGGTTGATCGGCTCGCCGACCGTGCCGAGCAGGCGCAGCGAGGCGCGCGAGGTTTTCTTGACCGGTTCGTCGCCGTCGCGCATCAACGCGCGGATCGCGGTCGGCGCGGTGTAGAACACGCTCACCTTGTGCTTGTCGATCACGTTCCAGAAACGCGACACGTCCGGATAGTTCGGCACGCCCTCGAACACCAGCGCGGTGGCGCCGTTGGCGAGCGGGCCGTAGACGATGTAACTGTGACCGGTGACCCAGCCGACGTCGGCGGTGCACCAGTAGATGTCGTCTTCGCGCAGGTCGAACACCGCTTCGTGGGTAAAGCTGGCATAGACCAGGTAACCGCCGGTGGTGTGCAGCACGCCCTTGGGCTTGCCGGTGCTGCCGGAGGTGTAGAGGATGAACAGCGGGTCTTCCGCGTTCATGCGCTCGGGCTCGCAGGTCTCCGGCTGGCCTTCGACCACCGCGTCGTACCAGCGGTCGCGCGGCATCTGCATGTCGACCGCGGCGCCGGTGTGGCGCACGACCAGCACGGTCTCGACCGAGTTGGTGCCGGGCAGCTTCAGGGCCGCATCGACGTTGGCCTTGAGCGGGATCTTCTTGCTGCCGCGCAGGCCTTCGTCGGCGGTGATGACCAGCTTGCTGGCGCAGTCGGCGACGCGGTCGGCGATCGAGTTCGGGGCGAAGCCGCCGAACACCACCGAGTGGATCGCGCCGACCCGCGCGCAGGCGAGCATCGCCACCACGGCCTCGGGAATCATCGGCAGGTAGATGGTGATGCGGTCGCCCTTCTTGACGCCGAGGTTGCGCAGCGCATTGGCCAGACGGCACACGCGCGCATGCAGCTCACGGTAGCTGATGTGCTCGGCCGGCAGGTTCGGATCGTCGTGCTCGAACAGCAGCGCGGTCTTGTCGCCGCGCTCGGCCAGATGGCGGTCGAGGCAGTTGACGCTGGCGTTGAGCTCGCCGTCCTCGTACCAGTGAATGCGGAAGTCGGCCAGATCGAAGCTGACGTTCTTGATCTTGGTCGGCGCCTTGAACCAGTCCAGACGCTTGGCCACGCCGCCCCAGAACACGTCGGGGTCGGCGACCGATTCGGCGTAGAGACGTTCGTAGTCTTCGCGCCGGTAGCGCGACTTCGCAGCGAAGTCCGCGTCGGTCGGGTAGACGGTGACGGGGTGAGTCATGAGTGGGGGCTCCGTAAGGCTGGCTGTGTCGATGCGCGGGCTTCGTTATAGCCGACCCGGCGCGCGACGCCTATGCCGCGATCGCCGGGGACGGGGGTCGCGGCGCTCGACCGCGGCCGCGACCGGCGAGCGGGCCTTGCGCGCGGGCGCGCGCGATCGCTCAGTTTGCCGCATTCATCGCGACCCTCGCTGCGGCATCGGTTTAGACCTTGGTCGTAAACGGAGAACTGAATCGCGCCGTTACGACCAATGGCGAATGGTGAAGCCGTCTCGGCCACGCGCAGGCTGGCCGCAGCCGCACGTACCGCGCGGCGTTCCTCGGGAGGGAATCATGACGTTCACTAGTGTGCTCACATGCACGGCACCGCGGCGCGCGGCGATGCGACGGCGGCCCCTGGCCGCGGCCCTGCTGGTCGCCCTGGCGCTGCCCGGCCTGGCTTTCGCGCAGACGGCGAAGGAAAAAGAACTCGAAACGCGCGTCGCCGAACTCGAGCGCATGGTCCAGCAACTGGTCTCGCAACAGCAGCAGGTGCAGACCCAGGTCACCGAGGTCAAGGCCGCACAGGCCGCCGCGCCGACCGCGGTCGCGGCGACACCGGCCAAGCCCGGCATCCAGAGCACGCCGATCTCGACCGCCGGCAACCCCGGCACCCGTTTCAGCTACGGCGGTTTCATCAAGCTCGACGCCTCGGTCACCCAGACCAACGACGGCGACATCGCCGACGGTTCGGTCGGACGCCTGTTCTACGTGCCCAAGGCGATTCCGGTCGGCGGCGCGGCCACCCGCGAAGGCGGCAGCGACACCGACATGGGCGCGAATTTCTCGCGCTTCTGGTTCGCCGCCGACACCGACCTGGAGAGCGGCGACAAGCTCAAGGGCTATCTGGAATTCGACCTCTACGGCGGCGGCAGCACCGCATTCACCGGCAGCGAAGTCGCCACCAACACCTATGCGCTGACCCTGCGCCAGGCCTACGTGACCTGGAACAAGTGGATGGCCGGCCAGGCCTGGTCGAACTTCCAGGACACCGCGGCGTTGCCGGACACGGTCGACTTCCTCAGCCCCACCGAGGGCACGGTGTTCGTGCGCCAGGCGCAATTGCGTTACACCAGCGGGCCATGGTCGTTCTCGATCGAAAACCCGGAAACCGTGTACACACCGTTCCGCGGCAACATGGCCCAAGTCGCCGGCGACGACGGCGCGGTACCGGACGTGACCGCGCGCTACACCGCCAAGGGCGATTGGGGCCACTTCAGCGTCGGCGCGCTCGCACGCCAGCTCAAGTACCAGTCCGGGCGCGTCAACGACAGCAGCACCGGTTACGGCCTGAGTCTGTCGGGCAAGTGGAACCTCGGCGCCAAGGACGACCTGCGCTACATGATCACCACCGGCAGCGGCATCGGCCGCTACGTCGGCCTGGCGCTCAACAACGACGCCGTGCTCGACGCCAGCGGCGACCTGGAAAACATCGACCTGGTCTCGGGCTTCGTCGGCTGGCGCCACGCGTTCACCCCGAAGCTGCGCGGCAACCTGTTCTATTCGCGCGCCGAGTACGACAACAAGACCGCATTGACCGGCCTGGGCATCACCAAGTCGGCGCAATCGGCCCACATCAACCTGATCTATACCCCGATCCCGAAACTCGATGTGGGTGCCGAGTACATCTGGGGCCAGCGCGAGATCGAAAGCGGCGACCGCGGCGAGATCAACCGCCTGCAGACCCACGTCAAGTACAGCTTCTGATCGGAAAAGTCGCGACAGCAGCATAGAAAGAATTACCCCGGCGGGCCTCGGCCCGCTCCTCTCCACTGTTCGGGGGAACAGACATGTCCAGCATCACCGCAAACTCGGCGCCGCACAGCACGCCGCTGACCAAGGACCACAAGAAGGTCATCTTCGCCTCCAGCCTCGGCACCGTGTTCGAGTGGTACGACTTCTACCTCTACGGTTCGCTCGCCGTGATCATCGGCAAGCAGTTCTTCGGCGGTTTGAACGAGACCAGCCAGTTCATCTTCGCCCTGCTCGCCTTCGCCGCCGGTTTCGCGGTGCGGCCGTTCGGCGCGCTGGTGTTCGGCCGCCTGGGCGACATGATCGGACGCAAGTACACCTTCCTGGTGACCATCGTGATCATGGGCCTGGCGACCTTCCTGGTCGGCATTCTGCCCAGTTACGCCACCCTGGGCATCGCCGCGCCGATCATCCTGATCACCCTGCGCCTGTTGCAGGGCCTGGCGCTCGGCGGCGAGTAC is a window of Lysobacter antibioticus DNA encoding:
- a CDS encoding S8 family peptidase; this encodes MSSRIPRKTFRVCAIAAGVLASGVALADAHLDPQLLKRMAAVAGTEPLQVVVSYKQSSPVTSAQVAALRALGIDQGVTMRTLPIAGALATPAEIRALAQRDDVASIYWNAPLRYFNKEAREITGAARAVNNPGDYVRAVPFSGAGITVVVNDSGIDASHDDLKFREHVVENTLGTTNLNSLDSMLPISYTEGVINTDLGSGHGTHCAGTIGGNGARSNGLYRGVAPGADLVGYGSGAVLLILDAVGGLDYAATKQFSFDHPIRVTSNSWGSSGKFNPLNPVNVSTYELYKRGIVSVFAAGNDGPGEDTHNPYAQAPWVISVGAGEKDGVLTGFSSRGKRGESGSFTMPDGRQWTYFNQPTIVAPGVDIVSTRALTGALPATEAQHDAETLAPAYLAFYTHMSGTSMATPHVAGIVALMLEANPNLTPAQIKDILERTSTNMTGRLAWEAGAGHVNAYTAVAEAAALRYGFGATVNPLRAFNANAILSGGVPNLPFSVDFAPVGTVEEQSFTVASDIAWVAARATIGENTLAVVLTDPDGIKYGSSIALPVLGDTVTTGAPGKPGVWKVSVRGIGSVSGTNLDPAKVTNGYGLPGTVNGEISFLKSGGYTGMDDVATHAARSAIEFAVAHRLVDGYSDQQFRPDATLKRSELAQYLLMGQSVRQYLPFNGRSSFSDLSPGDARYAYAESAVANGGALRDLSQSQDGVMGTLNGSFRPNDSVSRVSLAYSLVQSLALQSEARAFNGQLTAFYDGKRIAIDDAASIPASLRGYVQLALDRGLINARFAVTQGPFDLQPTLHAYFDPGKTVSRAAFAVAAGRYLVAYQSAED
- a CDS encoding SDR family NAD(P)-dependent oxidoreductase — its product is MKRELEGKVAVIHGGGGAIGGAVARAFAREGARLFLAGRSRARLDAVVADIAKAGGIAESAQVDALDADAIDRHAEAVAAKAGAIDIVFNAVAFVHVQGVPFAELPLGDFEYPVHSYIRSNYLTAQAAARHMGERGGVILSLVTPVARMTGPGYLGHCVACAGVEAMSRHLAGELGGRGIRTVCLRSHAIPEALDAGSHSREVFQPLADQAGISVEAMLQGAAESTLLKRLPTLADIAGSAVYAASDRASAMTGGILNLTGGFLVD
- a CDS encoding SRPBCC family protein gives rise to the protein MDGHPSFPDPVTKSIDIQAAPTTVWQALTDPVRMPAWMSEEPLEVVTDWAIGSPIVIRGVLHGRLRFENSGIVRVFEAGRALEYSHWSSLSRRALADAPENHVGIALRLHPSDHGTRLGLRLSNLGHYAVYGHMNFYWEVTLAVLKRYCEAEAR
- a CDS encoding response regulator transcription factor, which translates into the protein MPTLLIADDHPLFREALRGAVARVLPDAALREADSVDALYALVEAESDADLLLLDLNMPGAQGFSALVHLRALHPQLPIVVVSAREEPATMRRALDHGAVGFIPKSADAATLGAALTTVLDGDRWAPAAAFAAPAANADEHEAAQRLRDLTPQQFRVLQMLGAGLLNKQIGYELGVSEATVKAHVTAILRKLGANNRTQAVLIAGRLALDPSAIVPPPEEVE
- a CDS encoding endonuclease domain-containing protein; the protein is MHSYEPRLKTPTRHLRSGASAAEQRLWWRLRREQMSGVRFYRQKPLLRCIVDFYALAARSIVGVDGAQHKTDSGLAADARRTAELETLGLKVIRFDNLQALKETTAVMQEIHRVVSERLPGVHRS
- the acs gene encoding acetate--CoA ligase, coding for MTHPVTVYPTDADFAAKSRYRREDYERLYAESVADPDVFWGGVAKRLDWFKAPTKIKNVSFDLADFRIHWYEDGELNASVNCLDRHLAERGDKTALLFEHDDPNLPAEHISYRELHARVCRLANALRNLGVKKGDRITIYLPMIPEAVVAMLACARVGAIHSVVFGGFAPNSIADRVADCASKLVITADEGLRGSKKIPLKANVDAALKLPGTNSVETVLVVRHTGAAVDMQMPRDRWYDAVVEGQPETCEPERMNAEDPLFILYTSGSTGKPKGVLHTTGGYLVYASFTHEAVFDLREDDIYWCTADVGWVTGHSYIVYGPLANGATALVFEGVPNYPDVSRFWNVIDKHKVSVFYTAPTAIRALMRDGDEPVKKTSRASLRLLGTVGEPINPEAWRWYYEVVGDSRCPIVDTWWQTETGGILITPLAGAIDLKPGSASKPFFGVQPALVDANGGELEGEAEGNLVLKDSWPGQMRTVYGDHPRFIETYFKTYPGSYFTGDGCRRDADGYYWITGRVDDVINVSGHRIGTAEVESALVSHPKVAEAAVVGFPHDLKGQGIYAYVTLIAGEAQNDDLRKELVAWVRKEIGPIATPDHLQWAPGLPKTRSGKIMRRILRKIAENAPDQLGDTSTLADPSVVESLVNERLGK
- a CDS encoding DcaP family trimeric outer membrane transporter, with amino-acid sequence MRRRPLAAALLVALALPGLAFAQTAKEKELETRVAELERMVQQLVSQQQQVQTQVTEVKAAQAAAPTAVAATPAKPGIQSTPISTAGNPGTRFSYGGFIKLDASVTQTNDGDIADGSVGRLFYVPKAIPVGGAATREGGSDTDMGANFSRFWFAADTDLESGDKLKGYLEFDLYGGGSTAFTGSEVATNTYALTLRQAYVTWNKWMAGQAWSNFQDTAALPDTVDFLSPTEGTVFVRQAQLRYTSGPWSFSIENPETVYTPFRGNMAQVAGDDGAVPDVTARYTAKGDWGHFSVGALARQLKYQSGRVNDSSTGYGLSLSGKWNLGAKDDLRYMITTGSGIGRYVGLALNNDAVLDASGDLENIDLVSGFVGWRHAFTPKLRGNLFYSRAEYDNKTALTGLGITKSAQSAHINLIYTPIPKLDVGAEYIWGQREIESGDRGEINRLQTHVKYSF